From a region of the Gossypium raimondii isolate GPD5lz chromosome 10, ASM2569854v1, whole genome shotgun sequence genome:
- the LOC105777930 gene encoding protein SIEVE ELEMENT OCCLUSION B, with protein sequence MAHLTNPGPFHPSIPRPLHNPASAPAPAAAQPQVHDHGAAPANHNHDHLTSTTQLRTATPGASQPLMKSPSATHALIRGDRTAGMLTMSDDHVMMNQILATHAPDGRDVDVRPLLYLVEDILNRATEHVDFIIKGTQAQIEMEEKAQQANYIAMLEALTFTIDRIACELSYKALRGSDPHATTTAIFSFLSSYAWDAKLVLSLSAFALNYGEFWLLAQIYSTNQLAKSMAILKQLPSLLEHTAPLKPRFNALNTLIRTMMDVTRCVVEFKDLPSMYISPDAPALASAMTLIPTAVYWTIRSMVACATQISSLTSMGHEYGVSATESWELSTLAHKLQNIHEHLRKQLNLCYQHIEEKKDVDTFHMLLKLFDPNVAHIDNMKHLKALIYAGDDKLPLLDGATRRKAGLEVLRRRNVLLLISSLEFSGDELAILDQIYSDTRMHEAGMQSHYEVVWIPVVERSGVPLSEETPTRFEALRSSMPWYSVEDPFLIEKPVMRFIKEVWHFRTKPILVVLDPRGKVLSQNAIHMMWIWGSAAFPFTSYEEEKLWSKETWQLNLLIDGIDPLILDWIKDGKYIFLYGGDDMEWISKFVASARTVASAFGIPLEMVYVGKSNKREQVKKVAAIIKERKLSHCWEDPAMVWFFWTRLESMMFSKIQLGRADDLDPIVQGIKKLLSYGREGGWAVLSEGSNILVNGHSTTVLPTLVDYVKWRGNVAEKGFNLSFIEYHDQLHNVAHPCCRFEFLATTKAPESIRCPECHRVMEKHTAFVCCHDEQAIPDSLFAS encoded by the exons ATGGCTCATTTGACAAACCCTGGTCCATTTCACCCATCAATCCCCAGACCCCTCCACAATCCCGCTAGTGCTCCTGCGCCTGCTGCTGCTCAGCCGCAGGTCCATGACCATGGCGCAGCTCCAGCAAACCACAACCATGACCATCTTACTTCCACCACTCAGCTACGTACTGCCACTCCTGGTGCTAGCCAGCCACTCATGAAGAGTCCTAGTGCTACTCATGCACTCATCAGGGGTGACCGCACCGCTGGCATGTTAACCATGTCGGATGACCATGTGATGATGAATCAAATTTTGGCCACCCATGCACCTGATGGCCGAGATGTTGATGTTCGGCCTCTTCTCTATCTGGTCGAAGACATCCTGAATCGTGCCACCGAGCATGTCGATTTCATCATCAAG GGTACTCAGGCTCAAATCGAAATGGAAGAAAAGGCTCAGCAAGCAAATTATATAGCTATGCTTGAAGCTCTTACATTTACCATCGATAGAATCGCATGCGAG CTATCCTACAAGGCTTTGAGAGGTTCCGACCCTCACGCCACGACAACCGCGATTTTCAGTTTTCTATCAAGCTATGCGTGGGACGCTAAGCTGGTGCTATCTCTATCAGCCTTTGCCTTGAACTATGGAGAATTCTGGCTTCTTGCTCAGATTTACTCGACCAACCAGCTTGCCAAGTCGATGGCGATCTTGAAGCAACTGCCATCACTTCTGGAGCACACAGCTCCGTTGAAACCCCGGTTCAATGCGCTCAACACTTTGATTCGGACAATGATGGATGTAACCAGATGTGTTGTCGAGTTCAAGGATCTCCCCTCGATGTACATCTCACCAGACGCGCCGGCATTAGCCTCTGCCATGACCCTTATCCCAACTGCTGTCTATTGGACCATCCGGAGCATGGTGGCTTGTGCAACTCAAATTTCTAGCCTCACTAGCATGGGTCATGA GTATGGCGTTTCGGCAACAGAGTCCTGGGAGTTGTCGACGTTGGCTCACAAACTCCAGAACATACATGAACATCTAAGGAAGCAGCTGAATTTATGTTACCAACATATCG AGGAAAAGAAAGATGTTGACACTTTCCACATGCTTCTGAAGCTTTTTGATCCGAATGTGGCGCACATAGACAACATGAAACATCTAAAGGCCTTGATTTATGCCGGGGACGATAAACTGCCGCTTCTTGACGGTGCTACAAGGAGAAAG GCTGGCCTAGAGGTTCTGAGAAGGAGAAATGTGCTCTTGCTAATTTCAAGCCTCGAATTCTCAGGAGATGAGCTTGCGATTCTCGATCAGATATACAGTGACACCAGGATGCATGAAGCAGGGATGCAGAGCCACTATGAGGTGGTCTGGATCCCGGTTGTGGAACGTTCTGGTGTCCCATTGAGTGAGGAAACACCAACCAGATTCGAGGCCCTAAGAAGCAGCATGCCGTGGTACTCAGTGGAGGACCCTTTTCTCATTGAGAAGCCTGTCATGAGGTTCATTAAGGAGGTTTGGCACTTCAGGACCAAGCCAATCCTTGTGGTCCTAGATCCTCGAGGCAAAGTGCTGTCCCAAAATGCAATCCACATGATGTGGATTTGGGGAAGCGCTGCATTCCCCTTCACTAGTTACGAAGAAGAAAAACTCTGGAGTAAAGAAACATGGCAGCTCAACCTACTCATCGATGGCATTGACCCGTTGATCCTCGACTGG ATTAAAGATGGGAAATACATTTTCTTATACGGAGGGGACGATATGGAGTGGATTAGCAAATTTGTAGCCTCAGCACGCACGGTTGCTTCCGCATTTGGCATTCCTCTGGAGATGGTTTACGTGGGAAAAAGCAACAAAAGGGAGCAAGTGAAGAAAGTGGCAGCCATTATCAAAGAGAGGAAGCTTAGCCATTGTTGGGAAGACCCGGCAATGGTGTGGTTCTTCTGGACCAGGTTAGAAAGTATGATGTTTTCAAAGATTCAATTAGGCCGAGCCGATGACCTCGACCCAATAGTGCAAGGAATAAAGAAGCTGCTTAGCTATGGCAGAGAAGGTGGATGGGCAGTGCTTAGCGAAGGGTCTAATATTCTTGTGAATGGCCATTCCACAACTGTTTTGCCTACCTTGGTTGACTATGTTAAATGGAGAGGGAATGTTGCAGAGAAAGGTTTTAATTTGTCATTCATAGAGTACCATGATCAGCTTCACAATGTGGCTCACCCGTGCTGCCGTTTTGAGTTTCTGGCCACCACGAAGGCACCCGAAAGCATAAGGTGCCCGGAATGCCACCGCGTCATGGAGAAACATACTGCTTTCGTTTGCTGCCATGATGAACAAGCCATCCCAGACTCACTGTTTGCAAGCTGA